The genomic DNA GGCGATCGCATAGGCAATCATTTCTGAATCTGTGGTTGTGACTAAGTTAACATTAGTCTTGAGCAATTCTTCCCGTAACTGCATGGTATTGACTAAATTACCATTATGTGCCAAAGCCAAATTACCTAAACGAGTTTCCACCACAGCAGGTTGAGCATTAGCTTTGCGACTAGAACCAGTGGTAGAATAACGGGTATGACCAACCGCAATATCACCGGGTAATTCGTCTAAAATTGTTTCGCTAAATACTTGGGACACCAAACCCATATCTTTATGCTGGTGTACATACTTACCCTCAAAGGTAGCAATACCAGCAGATTCTTGACCCCGATGTTGCAGGGCATATAATCCAAAGTATGCCATTCTGGCCACATCTTGTTCTGGGGCATAGATGCCAAAAACACCACAAGCTTCTTCTGGCTTGTCTGGACGATTTGTAATGATGTTAATAGATTGATCAGAAGTGAGAGAATGCTTGGGAATCATGCTGGTTTTTGCTCCTGGTGGGGTGTCGTAAATGGGGAGGTGGGGAGATGGGGAGATGGGGAGATGGGGAGATGGGGAGAAATTTTTTATATTCCCTATTTCCTTTACTGTCACCTGTCACCTGTCAACTATCACCTTCTTCCTGCCTCTTAATAAATCTTTAACCATCCAATAAAACAGTACCGTAATTTGGTCAAGGATGGAGGATGAATTGTAAATTTTCATGCTTGATCCTTGACATTTATTCTGTCTATGTATTGGTATAAAGAGCGAGACGTTGAGCGATCGCCTGATCGTAGACGTTACTCATATCGGCAATGCTGACTTTAATGACTGCTTGGTTATCGGTAGTAGAAACTGTTAATCCTGTTTCTAAGTTAGCAACTATGCCTAATTTTTGCCAATTTTCTCCTAAATTTTCCTGTAAACAGGATTCCCAAATTTCCTGATTTTCCGCATTTACAGAAACTAAAATTCTCGCACCACCTTCACCAAACAGCACTTCATCCCAGCGAGAATCATAATTTGCAGAGATGCCTAAATTGATATCTGCCCCCAACTTACCACTTAAACAACATTCTGCCAAAGCTACCATTAAACCACCCTCAGCCGGATCATGTGCTGAACGCACCCATCCAGAACGAATACCCTCACGACAAACCTTTTGTACATTCCGTTCCAAATCAAAATCAACTCTTGGTGGTCTACCAGCAATTGTATTGTGAATCGTTGCTAAATATTCAGAAGCACCTAATTCAACTTTAGATTTTACAGGTAAACCCAACAGGTAAATTACATCACCTTCATTTTTCCAACCCTGACCACAGATTTTATCCAAATCCTCAATTAAACCAACCATTCCCACCACCGGAGTCGGATAAATAGGCTGAGGATTTCCCTGAGCATCAAAAGTTTCATTATACAAAGAAACATTACCACCAGTTACAGGTGTAGAAAACTCCCCACATCCTTCACTCAAACCCCGACAAGCAGAGGCTAATTGCCAATAACCAATGGGTTTTTCTGGACTACCAAAATTGAGGTTATCCGTCACTGCCAGGGGTTCAGCACCCACACAGCTAAGATTCCGGGCAGCTTCAGCTACCACCGCCTTAGCCCCCTCATAGGGATCTAAATAAACATAACGAGAATTACAATCAACTGTAGCTGCAACACCGCTGTTATGACTGGTAACTGGGGCAGAATTTAAAGGACGTAAACGAACTACCGCCGCATCTGCTCCACCGGGTAACAAGACAGTATTATTCTGTACTTGATGGTCATATTGGCGATACACCCAACTTTTAGAAGCAATGGTAGGAGTACCGAGCAAATTTAATAAAATATCTTGCCAAGTTTGCAACTTATTATTAACTTCAATTCCCGTAATATTACAGTTAGGCAAATTTGCAGATGTCCATTCCCAAGCTGTTTTTGCATATTCAGGAGGTTCTGCTAATAGTTCCCGTTCATACAAAGGTGTATTTTCTGCCAAAGCATCAGCGGGAATTTCGGCGGCAATTTCACCCTGAAACAAAATTCTGACAATGGGTTCTGCAATCACAGTCCCTGCAACTACCGCTTGTAGTCCCCAACGGTGGAAAATATCAATTAATTCCTGTTCTCGTCCTTTTTGGGCCACAAACAGCATTCTTTCCTGGGATTCGGAAAGCAAATATTCATAAGGAATCATTCCGTACTCACGAGCCGGAATTTTATCTAAGTCAAATTCAACACCTACACCACCCTTGGCGGCCATTTCCGAAGTAGAACAAGTTATACCTGCTGCACCCATATCTTGAGCCGCAACTACAGCCCCGGTTTTAAATGCTTCTAAACAGGCTTCAATTAAAGACTTCTCTAAAAATGGGTCGCCTACTTGCACCGCAGGACGGTTATCCATTGACTCATCGGTTAATTCTGCACTGGCAAAACTCGCACCACCCATACCATCCCGTCCGGTGGTTGAACCTACATATAAAACCGGGTTGCCAATTCCTGAAGCACCGGATTTGACTATTTCTGGTGTTTCCATTAATCCCAGTGCCATGACATTAACCAAGGGATTTCCTGAATAGGCTTTGTCAAAATAGACTTCTCCACCTACCGTGGGAACACCGACACAGTTACCATAATGGGAAATTCCGGCTACAACGCCGTTAAATAATCTTTGGGTTTTGGGGTCATCTAAATTACCAAAGCGGAGAGAATTTAATAAAGCGATGGGACGCGCACCCATTGTAAATATATCTCTTAATATACCTCCCACACCGGTTGCCGCACCTTGGAAGGGTTCAACAGCGGAGGGGTGGTTATGGGATTCGATTTTAAACGCTAGTTGTAGTCCATTGCCGATATCCACAACGCCAGCATTTTCACCGGGTCCTACTAAGATGCGGGGGCCTGTGGTGGGAAACTGTTTGAGGAGGGGACGGGAATTTTTATAGCAACAATGTTCAGACCACATTACGCCAAACATACCTAGTTCGGCTTTGTTGGGGTGACGACCTAAGCGGCGGACAATTTCGGTATATTCTTCTGGTTTAATGCCTTCTGAGGCGATTTCTTGGGGTGAAAAGGGACTTTCGGTGGTCATGACTTAAATTATGCACCAAGAGGATAGATGATTATTTTATCTGTTTACGCATCATATCTATAATTGCTACTTAAATTAAAACTTCAACTTCCTGGGCGATACTTGTAGGCTGGGGAATTGCTAAACCACAGAAATCAAGCATTAGCTGACACTAAAAATTAATTATCCTGACGCACACCATTAACCACTGGCTTAATATTCCGATCAGAAAAGGGATCAGTACCACCAGTCCAGTTAAAATCACTGATGCGAATACTAAAACCACCTAATTCTAAAACCGGGTTGTAACGTAAAGTAATACCATAGGTGCGCCGGCTATATTCTAATGTATAATCAGTGCTACTTTCTTGACCTGTATCTAGGTTAATGGAAGTTTGAAAACCTAAACGAATCGGGCCATAAACTTGTTGAGAAATTCCCGCACTGAGGACTTTATTATCAACGGAACGATCAAACAAAAATGGTGATAAACCGCTGTTAAAACCTTGGGAATAACTAACATTAAAAGCGGTGTAATCTAAAAATGGTTTAGAAAAATTACCCACCTGTCCCACTAAACCAATTGTTCCAGTTAAGGTACTTTGATTATCGCCACTGGTGTAATAGCTTGTAGTACCTGTG from Okeanomitos corallinicola TIOX110 includes the following:
- the purL gene encoding phosphoribosylformylglycinamidine synthase subunit PurL produces the protein MTTESPFSPQEIASEGIKPEEYTEIVRRLGRHPNKAELGMFGVMWSEHCCYKNSRPLLKQFPTTGPRILVGPGENAGVVDIGNGLQLAFKIESHNHPSAVEPFQGAATGVGGILRDIFTMGARPIALLNSLRFGNLDDPKTQRLFNGVVAGISHYGNCVGVPTVGGEVYFDKAYSGNPLVNVMALGLMETPEIVKSGASGIGNPVLYVGSTTGRDGMGGASFASAELTDESMDNRPAVQVGDPFLEKSLIEACLEAFKTGAVVAAQDMGAAGITCSTSEMAAKGGVGVEFDLDKIPAREYGMIPYEYLLSESQERMLFVAQKGREQELIDIFHRWGLQAVVAGTVIAEPIVRILFQGEIAAEIPADALAENTPLYERELLAEPPEYAKTAWEWTSANLPNCNITGIEVNNKLQTWQDILLNLLGTPTIASKSWVYRQYDHQVQNNTVLLPGGADAAVVRLRPLNSAPVTSHNSGVAATVDCNSRYVYLDPYEGAKAVVAEAARNLSCVGAEPLAVTDNLNFGSPEKPIGYWQLASACRGLSEGCGEFSTPVTGGNVSLYNETFDAQGNPQPIYPTPVVGMVGLIEDLDKICGQGWKNEGDVIYLLGLPVKSKVELGASEYLATIHNTIAGRPPRVDFDLERNVQKVCREGIRSGWVRSAHDPAEGGLMVALAECCLSGKLGADINLGISANYDSRWDEVLFGEGGARILVSVNAENQEIWESCLQENLGENWQKLGIVANLETGLTVSTTDNQAVIKVSIADMSNVYDQAIAQRLALYTNT